The following are from one region of the Synergistaceae bacterium genome:
- a CDS encoding DUF362 domain-containing protein translates to MKHITLIITAIFALIASSAYAAPAVYFTKDISPAGIMAVYNALGREASGKVAVKLSTGEAGNTHYLSPALIEGLVKKVNGTIIEGNTAYGGSRSRTALHRQVAEDHGFTKIAKVDILDEEGDTELPVTGKGVKHLKFDAVGSHFKNYDFVLVLTHFKGHAMGGFGGAIKNISIGIASPRGKVNIHTAGTKESGSIWYDKQDDFLESMAEAAKAISDSLGNGKRIMYISVMNHLSVDCDCDGNPAAPDMHDIGILGSLDPVALDQACVDLVYKAPDGASLIKRMESRHGIHTLEHAAEIGLGSREYDLVSID, encoded by the coding sequence ATGAAGCACATCACGCTAATCATCACAGCAATATTCGCGCTCATAGCATCATCAGCATACGCCGCGCCCGCAGTATATTTCACCAAAGACATATCACCCGCCGGAATCATGGCCGTGTATAACGCATTAGGCCGTGAAGCGTCCGGGAAAGTCGCCGTAAAACTCAGCACAGGCGAGGCCGGGAATACTCATTACCTTTCGCCCGCATTGATTGAGGGACTCGTGAAGAAGGTGAACGGGACAATCATCGAGGGAAATACGGCTTACGGAGGTTCGCGCTCACGCACAGCCCTTCACAGGCAGGTAGCTGAGGATCACGGGTTCACGAAAATCGCAAAGGTTGACATTCTCGACGAGGAAGGCGACACAGAATTACCCGTAACAGGCAAGGGAGTAAAGCACCTCAAATTTGACGCTGTAGGCTCTCACTTCAAGAACTATGATTTTGTCCTCGTCCTGACTCACTTCAAGGGTCATGCTATGGGCGGTTTCGGCGGGGCAATCAAGAACATCTCAATCGGCATAGCCTCTCCCCGCGGGAAAGTCAACATTCACACAGCAGGCACGAAAGAGTCCGGCTCAATATGGTACGACAAGCAGGACGACTTCCTTGAATCAATGGCTGAAGCGGCAAAAGCTATCTCCGACAGTCTCGGAAACGGAAAGCGCATAATGTATATCAGCGTCATGAATCATCTTTCTGTTGACTGCGACTGTGACGGAAACCCGGCAGCACCCGACATGCACGACATTGGTATTCTCGGCTCTCTTGACCCTGTTGCGCTCGATCAGGCATGTGTTGATTTAGTGTACAAAGCCCCGGACGGAGCGTCCCTCATTAAGCGCATGGAGTCCCGCCACGGCATTCACACACTTGAACACGCCGCTGAAATCGGACTCGGCTCTCGTGAATATGACCTTGTGAGCATTGATTAA
- a CDS encoding triphosphoribosyl-dephospho-CoA synthase, protein MNEVYIFNIASLAVKSIILSASAYPKPGLVTPLDNNALDGSDFPGLVDSAMSLFQCFINLASAGADTESLRPSEAYTILKSPGRIGSNDSLLATRGKFAVKGHIFCMGLLCAAAGKLIAQKRILTPGALALTASAFAQGITARELWPLTDTGNMKVLTPGEKAYMSYGLEGCRGEAENGYIQTLKAVETLRKLEAMHGNLSLRERLSHTLITIMAENQDTEIAGRMGISELMRIQDEAKRVLDAGGMLTPEGIAAVMEFDRALRSRGAAPNGSGVILSCAVLIPELVKMKLTRSGYDE, encoded by the coding sequence ATGAATGAAGTGTACATATTCAACATAGCAAGTTTGGCCGTGAAATCAATAATCCTTTCAGCCTCAGCATATCCCAAGCCGGGACTTGTTACACCGCTCGACAATAACGCGCTTGACGGCTCAGACTTCCCCGGCCTTGTCGACTCGGCAATGTCATTGTTTCAGTGCTTCATAAATCTTGCTTCAGCAGGTGCCGACACAGAGTCCCTCAGACCCTCGGAGGCATATACCATCCTGAAATCACCGGGCAGAATCGGCAGCAATGACTCACTTCTTGCCACTCGCGGAAAATTCGCCGTGAAGGGTCATATATTCTGCATGGGATTATTGTGCGCGGCGGCTGGGAAACTCATCGCGCAGAAACGCATACTGACTCCGGGCGCATTGGCTCTCACGGCCTCGGCGTTCGCTCAGGGGATAACGGCGCGGGAATTGTGGCCTCTGACTGACACGGGAAACATGAAAGTTCTGACACCGGGGGAAAAGGCGTACATGTCATACGGTCTTGAAGGCTGCCGGGGAGAAGCTGAGAACGGATATATTCAGACGCTGAAAGCTGTTGAGACTCTCAGGAAACTTGAGGCCATGCACGGAAATTTATCCCTGCGCGAAAGGCTGTCCCACACGCTTATAACGATAATGGCGGAGAACCAAGACACAGAAATAGCCGGGAGAATGGGAATCAGTGAGCTTATGCGGATACAGGACGAGGCAAAAAGAGTGCTTGACGCGGGCGGAATGCTCACCCCTGAAGGCATAGCGGCTGTGATGGAGTTCGACAGGGCTTTGCGCTCAAGGGGAGCTGCTCCCAATGGAAGCGGGGTAATACTTTCGTGCGCTGTGCTTATTCCTGAGCTGGTGAAAATGAAGCTGACGCGCTCAGGCTATGACGAGTGA
- a CDS encoding NAD-dependent epimerase/dehydratase family protein, with protein sequence MKVLVTGGTGAMGGYLVKILSEAGNTVDVTTRQNRESSAENVRYIQGDAHNIDFIRKTLEAGSYDAIVDFMSYTTEEFRKRAEIMTGGTGHYMFLSSARVYAKSDVPIKETSPRLLDVCTDKEYLATDEYALAKAREENILLEGKAGNFTIIRPTITYSTERLQLGVYEKESWLYRAIHGRPVVFSRDIAGKYTTMTYGHDVAGAIAGLAGRREAFGQAYHITADDSMKWSGIAEIYREVFADVTGREMEIVYIDRAFDDTPQLRYSRLYDRRFDISKIKEAVKSFSPVPIREGLTKCLREFLTGRQVFRGINAANEARMDRIAGSFTPLKEFPAFRQKAKYFLYRYAPKLAGVISRIHSS encoded by the coding sequence GTGAAAGTGTTAGTTACAGGCGGCACCGGGGCAATGGGCGGCTATCTTGTGAAGATACTGTCAGAGGCCGGGAATACAGTAGACGTTACAACGAGGCAGAATCGCGAATCCTCAGCGGAAAATGTGAGATACATACAGGGGGACGCGCATAATATTGACTTCATCAGGAAGACTCTTGAGGCCGGGAGCTATGACGCTATTGTAGACTTCATGAGCTACACGACAGAAGAATTTAGGAAACGCGCTGAGATTATGACGGGTGGGACGGGGCATTATATGTTTCTCAGCTCGGCGAGGGTGTACGCAAAATCAGATGTCCCGATAAAAGAGACTTCACCGCGTCTTCTTGACGTATGCACGGACAAAGAATATCTCGCAACAGACGAGTACGCGCTCGCGAAGGCAAGGGAAGAAAATATACTGCTTGAAGGGAAAGCGGGCAACTTCACCATAATACGCCCTACTATCACGTACAGCACTGAAAGATTACAGCTCGGAGTCTACGAGAAGGAATCGTGGCTTTACCGGGCAATACACGGAAGGCCGGTTGTATTCTCGCGGGACATTGCCGGGAAATATACTACTATGACATATGGCCATGACGTTGCCGGAGCGATTGCGGGTCTTGCGGGCAGGCGTGAGGCTTTCGGGCAGGCATATCATATTACGGCTGATGACTCGATGAAGTGGAGCGGCATTGCGGAAATCTACAGGGAAGTTTTTGCTGACGTTACCGGGCGTGAAATGGAGATTGTGTACATTGACCGGGCATTTGATGACACACCGCAGCTGAGATACAGCAGGCTTTATGACAGGAGATTTGACATCAGCAAAATCAAAGAGGCCGTGAAAAGTTTTTCCCCAGTTCCAATCCGCGAGGGACTCACGAAATGCCTGCGTGAATTTCTGACTGGCAGGCAGGTTTTCAGGGGAATTAATGCCGCGAATGAGGCAAGAATGGACAGGATTGCAGGAAGTTTCACGCCGCTGAAGGAATTTCCGGCATTCAGGCAGAAGGCAAAATATTTCCTTTACCGTTACGCGCCCAAACTGGCCGGAGTAATCAGCCGTATTCACTCGTCATAG